The proteins below come from a single Terriglobia bacterium genomic window:
- a CDS encoding amino acid adenylation domain-containing protein yields MKENPKSKSIGDVAVIGMAGRFPGARNIESFWRNLKNGVESIRFFTDEELAAAGVDAELLSNPSYVKARGALEDIDLFDAGFFGLIPREAETMDPQHRLFLETCWEALENAGYDPEKYDGAIGLCAGVNMSTYLFANLGADREYIESLVSSTDAGAFQIYLANEKDHLTTRVAYKLNLKGPAITVQTACSTSLVAVCQACQSLLSYQCDMVLAGGVAVTVPQIGGHLYREGAILSPDGHCRAFDAQAQGTLFGSGVGVVLLKRLEEALEDGDTILAVIKGFALNNDGSSKVTYTAPSVDGQVDVIGLAQALAGVDADTISYVEAHGTGTPLGDPIEIAALTQAFRQSTDKKGFCGVGSVKSNIGHLDSAAGVAGLIKTVLALQHNLIPPSLHFTEPNPKIDFANSPFYVVARPTEWPNHDTPRRAGVSSFGIGGTNAHVVLEEAPPREPSGPSRSRQLLLVSARSAAALDQATTALATHLRTQPDLSLADVAYTLQVGRRAFPQRRMAVCGDANDAVEVLEKRDPKRVFTQAAEQHDPPVMFMFPGQGAQYVNMGAEIYRTEPVFKEAMDRCAELLQPHLGLDLRSILYPPPDQVAVMGERLLQTQITQPALFAIEYALAQLWISWGVRPAAMIGHSVGEYVAGCLAGVFPLEEALPLVANRARLVQAQPRGAMVAVRLPESEILRLLNADLSIATINSPSLCVVSGPFVAVEAFEQRLKEAGVVNTRLHTSHAFHSAMMEPVLAPFTEILNKVRFHEPKIPYVSNVTGRWVTTAESTDPHYWAGHVRQAVRFADGVALLLENPHAVLLEVGPGHTLTALTRQHPACARKQVVLASLPTAEDPEEQSVLTALGRAWLAGVTVDWTAFYTQEQRRRVALPTYPFERQRCWIEPDRSVGQRASRPLAAAAPTEGLPAAVPGGQAAIVSAVPPATRKEQIVLELKNLLQELSGIDCGDVENNTTFVEMGFESLFLTQVSAAIEKRFGLRVAFRQLLGEFSTLDKLADQLESVSRPAVAAAPELVAASTGPTDQKAPLTEAQREVWLATMMGGDASCVFNQSCTLNFHGLLRREALERAMEGLISRHEALRTTFSELGDFQQIAPKLTVELSFFDLSQIEPSQRDNQLAGMLANEASSPFDLVHGPVLRARVVKLEDRHHALMFTIHHIVCDGRSLALLLHDLGELYSAECQGLPSQLTPPRSLREYAQEGARLIQSPEYAEAEAYWLKQFADEPPALELPTDRPRPPAKTFRGALINVVVPPELCQQLRRASTRYGCTLFTTLLAAYFLFLHRLTGQEEIVAGVPVASPGVEGKDRLVAHTVNFLPVRGRLADSMRWTEHLEAVKQVFLEAYEHRHVTYGTLIQKLKLGRNLSRMPLVSAAFNFAHGKQTLRFFELQTQLGLNPYSFTNYDLNFDFSEDEDSLELDCIYNADLFEVNTVQRWLGHLQTLLEAIAAHPTDPIAALSLLSERDRHRLLIEWNGTQSDYPCDVTLTQLLEAQAARTPQRVAVVADDKTLTYSQLNTRANQLGAALQACGAGPDSIVGLYLERSSNLLVALLGVLKAGGTYLPLDPAFPRERLAFMIEDSQASVLLTDSQMLPTLPPHSARVLLLDDPALNSMGEENLPVESGPEHLAYVLYTSGSTGKPKGVQIPHRAVVNFLHSMQREPGLTADDVLLAVTTLSFDIAGLELYLPLMVGARVVVASRETAADGIRLADLMERSAATVMQATPATWRVLVESGWKGNPSLKILCGGEALSRELAQQLLSRCGELWNLYGPTETTIWSTAARVSASDEKITIGRPIANTEIYILDSSLQPVPVGVAGELHIGGDGLARGYLNRDELTAERFINHPFNSDPGARLYKTGDLARYRADGNIEHLGRLDFQVKLRGFRIELGEIESLLRQQSAVREAVVIVREDTPGDQRLVAYLLARPGQTPDFAELRQYLRTSLPDYMVPSFFVLLDTLPLTPNGKIDRRALPVPEGKRLVEISFVAPRTPLEESVANVWQELLGVDRVGIHDDFFDLGGHSLTAIQVKSRLLERTHVDLPLRSLFESPTVAGLAEQIEAIRWSKQSEGASGENLEHDREEVEI; encoded by the coding sequence ATGAAAGAGAACCCAAAAAGCAAATCCATCGGCGATGTGGCTGTCATCGGTATGGCAGGCCGATTCCCGGGTGCGCGGAATATCGAGTCTTTCTGGCGGAACTTGAAAAACGGGGTGGAGTCCATCCGATTTTTCACCGACGAGGAACTGGCCGCCGCCGGGGTCGATGCCGAGTTGCTGTCAAACCCGAGCTATGTCAAGGCCCGGGGGGCGCTTGAAGACATCGATCTGTTTGACGCCGGGTTCTTCGGTCTGATTCCCAGAGAAGCCGAAACGATGGACCCGCAACATCGCCTCTTCCTCGAGACCTGTTGGGAGGCGCTGGAAAACGCCGGATACGACCCCGAGAAGTACGACGGAGCCATTGGACTTTGCGCTGGCGTCAACATGAGTACGTACCTGTTCGCCAACCTCGGCGCCGACCGGGAGTACATTGAAAGTTTGGTCAGCTCCACGGATGCTGGCGCCTTCCAGATTTATCTAGCTAACGAAAAAGACCACTTGACCACACGCGTCGCCTACAAACTCAATTTGAAGGGGCCGGCTATAACGGTGCAGACCGCATGTTCCACCTCCCTGGTGGCGGTCTGCCAGGCCTGTCAGAGCCTGCTGTCCTACCAATGCGACATGGTGCTGGCCGGAGGGGTGGCGGTGACAGTTCCGCAGATAGGGGGCCATCTGTATCGGGAAGGCGCCATCCTGTCCCCGGACGGGCACTGCCGCGCCTTTGACGCCCAGGCTCAAGGCACCTTGTTCGGAAGCGGGGTCGGCGTCGTTCTGCTGAAGCGGTTGGAGGAAGCCCTGGAGGATGGCGACACCATCCTGGCCGTCATCAAGGGATTTGCCTTGAACAATGACGGATCTTCTAAAGTCACTTATACGGCCCCCAGCGTGGACGGCCAGGTGGATGTGATAGGGCTGGCGCAGGCCCTTGCCGGTGTGGACGCCGACACCATCAGCTACGTCGAGGCCCATGGTACGGGGACCCCGCTGGGCGACCCGATCGAGATCGCCGCGTTGACCCAGGCCTTTCGACAGAGCACCGACAAGAAAGGGTTTTGCGGCGTCGGGTCGGTGAAAAGCAACATTGGACACCTCGACTCTGCGGCGGGTGTGGCGGGTTTGATCAAAACCGTCCTTGCGTTGCAGCACAATTTGATTCCCCCCTCGTTGCATTTCACCGAGCCCAATCCTAAGATTGATTTTGCCAACAGCCCCTTCTACGTGGTCGCGCGGCCGACCGAATGGCCCAATCACGACACGCCCCGCCGCGCCGGTGTCAGCTCGTTTGGTATTGGTGGAACCAACGCGCACGTGGTGCTTGAAGAGGCGCCCCCGCGCGAGCCTTCAGGGCCGTCCCGCTCTCGACAACTGCTGCTCGTCTCGGCCCGGTCCGCTGCAGCGTTGGACCAGGCGACCACTGCCCTCGCGACACACCTCCGAACGCAGCCTGACCTGAGCCTGGCCGATGTGGCTTACACACTCCAGGTGGGCCGCCGTGCATTCCCGCAGCGTCGAATGGCGGTTTGCGGTGATGCGAACGACGCCGTGGAGGTCCTTGAGAAGCGCGACCCCAAGCGCGTATTCACACAAGCGGCTGAGCAACACGACCCGCCGGTGATGTTCATGTTTCCCGGCCAGGGCGCTCAATATGTGAATATGGGCGCCGAAATCTACCGGACCGAACCTGTATTCAAAGAGGCCATGGACCGGTGTGCCGAGTTGCTGCAACCGCATCTGGGTCTGGATTTGCGGTCTATTCTCTATCCCCCGCCCGACCAGGTTGCGGTGATGGGGGAGCGGCTACTGCAAACACAGATCACTCAGCCCGCTTTATTTGCGATTGAATATGCCCTCGCGCAGTTATGGATCAGTTGGGGGGTGCGGCCGGCGGCGATGATCGGCCACAGCGTCGGTGAATATGTGGCCGGCTGCCTGGCGGGGGTATTCCCGCTGGAAGAGGCCCTGCCCCTGGTGGCGAACCGCGCGCGACTGGTACAGGCTCAACCCCGCGGGGCCATGGTGGCTGTTCGCCTGCCCGAGAGTGAGATTCTGCGGCTGCTGAACGCAGATCTCTCCATCGCCACGATCAACTCGCCTTCGCTGTGCGTCGTCTCCGGACCTTTCGTCGCCGTGGAGGCCTTCGAGCAGCGACTGAAAGAGGCTGGCGTGGTCAACACGCGGCTGCATACCTCGCACGCCTTTCACTCGGCGATGATGGAGCCGGTGCTGGCTCCGTTCACGGAAATCCTCAACAAAGTCCGGTTTCATGAGCCGAAAATTCCATACGTCTCGAACGTCACCGGCCGCTGGGTCACCACGGCTGAATCCACCGACCCCCATTATTGGGCCGGCCACGTGCGCCAGGCGGTGCGGTTTGCGGACGGTGTCGCCCTGTTGCTCGAGAACCCGCACGCGGTGTTGCTGGAGGTGGGTCCCGGCCACACGCTGACCGCATTGACACGACAGCATCCGGCCTGTGCGAGAAAGCAGGTGGTGCTGGCATCCCTTCCGACGGCCGAGGATCCGGAGGAGCAGTCGGTCCTCACCGCGCTGGGCCGAGCGTGGCTCGCAGGCGTGACCGTGGATTGGACGGCATTTTACACGCAAGAGCAGAGGCGGCGTGTGGCTCTGCCGACCTATCCTTTTGAGCGGCAACGCTGCTGGATCGAGCCCGACCGGTCGGTGGGCCAGCGGGCGAGCCGCCCTCTCGCTGCTGCAGCGCCGACGGAGGGCCTGCCGGCAGCCGTCCCGGGCGGGCAGGCTGCGATAGTCTCCGCCGTCCCGCCGGCAACCCGCAAAGAGCAGATCGTTTTAGAATTAAAAAATCTGCTGCAAGAGTTGTCGGGGATAGATTGCGGTGACGTGGAGAACAACACCACCTTTGTGGAAATGGGTTTTGAGTCGCTTTTCCTGACGCAGGTCAGCGCCGCCATTGAAAAACGTTTTGGCCTTCGCGTCGCCTTCCGCCAATTGCTGGGGGAATTTTCCACGCTCGACAAGCTGGCCGATCAACTGGAGAGCGTTTCCAGGCCCGCGGTGGCAGCAGCGCCGGAGCTGGTGGCCGCGAGTACTGGTCCGACCGACCAGAAGGCGCCTCTGACCGAAGCGCAGCGGGAAGTGTGGCTGGCCACGATGATGGGCGGCGACGCCTCGTGTGTCTTCAACCAGTCGTGCACGTTAAATTTCCATGGGCTCCTGCGACGGGAGGCTCTCGAGCGAGCCATGGAGGGATTAATCTCCCGGCATGAAGCATTACGGACCACATTCTCGGAATTGGGCGATTTCCAGCAGATTGCGCCGAAGCTGACGGTGGAATTGTCTTTCTTTGACCTTTCGCAAATCGAGCCGAGCCAGCGCGATAACCAGCTGGCGGGGATGTTGGCCAATGAAGCGTCGAGTCCATTCGACCTCGTACATGGACCCGTGTTGCGCGCGCGGGTAGTGAAGCTGGAAGATCGACACCATGCGCTGATGTTCACGATCCATCACATCGTGTGTGACGGCCGTTCGCTGGCCCTGTTGTTACATGATCTGGGCGAATTGTATTCCGCGGAATGTCAGGGGCTGCCGTCTCAACTCACTCCGCCCCGGTCCCTGAGAGAATACGCGCAGGAGGGCGCCCGGTTGATCCAAAGCCCGGAGTACGCGGAAGCCGAGGCCTACTGGCTGAAGCAATTTGCGGATGAACCGCCGGCGCTGGAGTTGCCCACCGACCGGCCGCGGCCGCCGGCGAAGACCTTTCGCGGGGCGCTCATCAACGTGGTCGTGCCACCCGAGCTGTGCCAGCAACTCAGACGCGCCAGTACCCGTTACGGCTGCACTTTGTTTACGACGCTTTTGGCCGCTTACTTTTTGTTTTTGCATCGGCTGACAGGCCAGGAAGAAATCGTGGCAGGCGTGCCCGTTGCCAGCCCGGGCGTTGAGGGGAAGGATCGCCTGGTCGCCCACACCGTCAACTTTTTACCGGTGCGCGGCCGCCTCGCCGACAGCATGCGGTGGACCGAGCATCTGGAGGCGGTAAAACAGGTGTTCCTGGAGGCCTACGAGCACCGCCATGTCACTTACGGCACCCTGATTCAAAAACTGAAGTTGGGACGCAACCTCAGCCGGATGCCGCTGGTGTCGGCCGCATTCAACTTCGCCCATGGGAAACAGACGCTGCGGTTTTTTGAATTACAAACGCAACTTGGCCTCAACCCATACAGCTTCACCAATTACGATCTCAACTTCGATTTCAGCGAAGATGAGGATTCGTTGGAACTGGATTGCATTTATAACGCAGACCTGTTTGAGGTGAATACAGTCCAGCGCTGGTTGGGCCACCTGCAGACTCTGTTGGAAGCCATCGCGGCCCATCCCACGGATCCCATCGCGGCGCTGTCGTTATTGTCGGAACGGGACCGTCATCGATTGCTCATCGAGTGGAACGGCACACAGTCCGATTATCCTTGCGACGTCACTTTAACGCAGCTCCTTGAGGCCCAGGCTGCGCGAACTCCCCAGAGAGTGGCCGTTGTCGCAGACGACAAGACGCTCACTTATTCTCAGCTGAACACCCGGGCCAATCAATTGGGTGCTGCTCTCCAGGCGTGTGGGGCTGGGCCGGATTCGATCGTCGGTCTCTACCTGGAGCGCTCATCCAACTTGCTTGTCGCCCTGCTGGGTGTGCTCAAGGCCGGAGGTACCTATCTGCCCCTGGACCCAGCCTTCCCCCGCGAGCGACTGGCCTTCATGATCGAAGACTCCCAGGCTTCGGTATTGCTCACCGACTCACAAATGCTGCCGACCCTGCCTCCCCATTCTGCCCGGGTTCTGCTCCTCGATGATCCAGCACTGAACTCAATGGGAGAAGAGAATCTACCCGTGGAGTCCGGTCCCGAGCATCTGGCTTATGTCCTTTACACCTCCGGGTCAACGGGCAAGCCGAAGGGGGTGCAGATTCCGCACCGCGCCGTGGTCAATTTCCTGCATTCCATGCAGCGGGAGCCCGGTTTGACGGCGGACGACGTTCTGCTTGCAGTCACCACGTTATCGTTCGATATCGCCGGGTTGGAGTTGTACCTGCCCTTGATGGTGGGAGCGCGGGTCGTGGTGGCAAGCCGCGAGACCGCTGCCGACGGCATACGACTGGCTGATCTTATGGAGCGCTCTGCGGCCACGGTCATGCAGGCCACTCCGGCGACGTGGCGAGTGCTTGTGGAATCCGGATGGAAGGGCAACCCGTCGCTCAAAATTCTCTGCGGCGGGGAAGCTCTGTCCCGCGAGTTGGCGCAACAACTGCTCTCCCGCTGTGGTGAGCTGTGGAATCTCTACGGACCCACCGAGACAACCATCTGGTCGACAGCCGCTCGAGTCTCGGCGTCGGATGAAAAGATCACCATTGGCCGACCCATTGCCAACACCGAAATTTACATTCTGGATTCTAGTCTTCAACCGGTGCCGGTCGGAGTCGCAGGGGAGCTTCACATTGGCGGCGACGGGCTGGCCCGGGGTTATCTCAACCGTGACGAGCTGACGGCTGAGCGCTTTATCAACCATCCTTTCAACTCCGACCCGGGGGCTCGCCTTTACAAGACCGGCGACCTCGCCCGTTATCGGGCCGATGGCAACATTGAACACCTCGGGCGCCTGGACTTCCAGGTCAAGCTGCGCGGTTTTCGCATTGAATTGGGTGAGATCGAGTCATTGCTGCGACAACAGAGCGCGGTGCGTGAGGCGGTCGTGATCGTGCGCGAGGACACGCCCGGGGACCAGCGGTTGGTTGCCTATCTACTCGCACGGCCGGGCCAGACCCCCGACTTCGCGGAGTTGCGCCAGTACCTGCGTACTTCCCTTCCTGACTATATGGTTCCCTCCTTCTTCGTCCTGCTCGACACGCTGCCACTGACACCCAACGGTAAGATTGACCGCCGTGCCCTGCCCGTCCCGGAAGGCAAACGACTGGTCGAAATTTCATTTGTCGCACCCCGAACCCCCCTTGAAGAATCAGTTGCGAATGTCTGGCAGGAACTCCTCGGCGTTGACCGTGTCGGAATCCACGATGACTTCTTTGATCTGGGGGGACATTCGCTCACAGCTATTCAGGTTAAATCGAGACTTCTCGAAAGAACGCATGTCGATCTGCCTTTACGCAGCCTGTTTGAATCCCCCACGGTGGCAGGTCTCGCGGAGCAAATCGAAGCCATTCGATGGTCGAAACAGAGCGAGGGTGCCTCTGGAGAGAACCTGGAACACGACCGCGAGGAAGTGGAGATATGA
- a CDS encoding 4'-phosphopantetheinyl transferase superfamily protein, which yields MGQAWPRPSQNVRLTGDDVHVWRASLSPSVPLVDQMAGLLSDDEHERAGRFHFQVDRRRFIVGRGLLRTLLGTYLEVQPTALRFQYEPQGKPYLAAPEGKEKLSFNLSDSGDLALYAFALNRRIGIDLERLRAVPDLLEIAKRFFALEEFEELCSLPADLQREGFFRCWTRKEAYLKAIGEGLGVPLDQFVVSLDSRDGARVVRVLGDPEEAARWSLTELAPAADYVAALAVEGQPWQLSCWDGTALPPLL from the coding sequence ATGGGTCAAGCTTGGCCGCGTCCGTCGCAGAACGTGCGGCTGACCGGCGATGACGTCCATGTCTGGCGAGCCTCTCTCTCCCCATCCGTTCCCTTGGTCGACCAGATGGCCGGACTCCTTTCGGACGATGAACATGAAAGGGCCGGGAGGTTTCATTTTCAAGTGGATCGAAGGAGATTCATTGTGGGGCGCGGCCTTTTACGCACCCTCCTTGGAACATACCTTGAAGTTCAACCGACAGCCCTACGATTCCAATACGAACCCCAAGGTAAACCCTACCTGGCGGCGCCAGAAGGTAAAGAAAAATTGTCTTTTAATTTATCCGATTCAGGAGATTTGGCGCTTTATGCGTTCGCCCTGAACCGGAGAATTGGAATCGACCTGGAACGGCTTCGGGCCGTTCCTGATCTGTTGGAGATTGCCAAGCGATTTTTCGCCCTGGAAGAATTTGAGGAATTATGTTCACTCCCCGCCGACTTGCAGCGAGAGGGGTTCTTCCGGTGTTGGACCCGAAAGGAAGCCTATCTAAAGGCCATTGGAGAAGGATTAGGGGTTCCACTGGACCAATTTGTTGTCTCGCTTGATTCCAGAGATGGGGCAAGAGTGGTCCGTGTCCTGGGGGACCCTGAGGAGGCCGCGCGGTGGTCTCTCACGGAACTCGCTCCCGCCGCGGATTATGTCGCCGCGCTTGCCGTCGAGGGGCAGCCGTGGCAGCTCTCCTGTTGGGATGGGACGGCCCTCCCCCCACTTCTTTAA
- a CDS encoding amino acid adenylation domain-containing protein — MKTQEKVTEPREGRIEDSYSLSPMQQAMLFNYLDDRHSGVDIEQIVSTLHERVHPAHFQQAWRRVVERHPILRTTFEWEALADPVQRVHSHAFPPFEEFDWHSLSPAEQEKGLTSYLDSDRHRGFLLNEPPLMRIVLFQMGAEDYRCVWTFHHALLDGRSFPLVLKEVFAFYEAFSQGRELTLDVPRPFGDFINWFQEKDHLKSEPFWKEMLKGFTTPTLLNLSREPVQEPGAKTHGAREVRLSKELTAALNSCARENGLTVNTFIQGAWSLLLHHYSGEDDVVFGATRACRRTALEGAESMMGIFINTLPVRVQMTSDMSLIPFLKGLRAQQVVLRDYEHTPLHLVQGWTEVPRGKPLFDSIVVFENYLLNAALRAGGGHWLHREFRYIGQTNFPLTLIGYADEELLLRIEYYRNRFDDSAIERMLVHLKVLLGNMVANPNQRLAEVKILGNDEYRQLVEGWNETAVAYPEGVLLHQLFEAQVEKTPDAVAVVFEGEQLSYRQLNQRANQLAHFLRSLGAAPDTFVGVCMERSLEMVVALYGILKAGAAYVPIDPDYPRERVAFMLEDAHTPVLLTQQRLAADLPAHGARMVCLDTAWPEISQHRGQNPEVTATAGNLAYMIYTSGSTGKPKGAMNTHRGISNRLLWMQERYQLTAANVVMQKTPFSFDVSVWEFFWPLLNGASLVVARPGGHQDPAYLADLIEHRHITVLHFVPSMLRVFLEEPGLERCRSLRHVICSGEALGFDLQERFFERLHAQLHNLYGPTEAAVDVTHWTCQPNSPLHFVPIGRPVANTQTYILDGRLQPVPIGVAGELHLGGVQIGRGYHNRPELTAEKFIPDPFRQEPGARLYKTGDLARYLPDGNIEFLGRIDHQVKIRGLRIELGEIEFQLAAHPAVKEVVVVARQDEPGDQRLVAYLVAGEAAAPGTSELRTFLLHTLPDYMVPAAFVWLKQLPLSPNGKVDRRALPAPDKTQRDLEKPFVAPRTELERALAGLWQSALNVEKVGLEDNFFELGGHSLLLVQVHGKLRAHLHRDLPITELFQYPTIRALAEHLSESAPKEGSTKNIRRRAERQIAARSRRVELEKELDK, encoded by the coding sequence TTGAAAACACAAGAAAAAGTGACCGAACCCAGGGAAGGGAGGATAGAGGATTCCTATTCCCTCTCTCCGATGCAGCAGGCCATGCTGTTCAACTATCTGGATGACCGGCATTCCGGCGTTGATATCGAGCAGATCGTTTCGACCTTGCATGAAAGAGTGCACCCTGCTCACTTCCAACAGGCCTGGCGGAGGGTGGTGGAGAGGCATCCTATTCTGAGAACCACCTTTGAATGGGAAGCCCTTGCAGATCCTGTTCAACGTGTGCACAGTCATGCATTCCCACCGTTTGAAGAGTTCGACTGGCATTCACTTTCCCCGGCCGAGCAGGAAAAGGGATTGACCTCGTATCTCGATTCGGATCGCCACCGCGGTTTTCTGCTCAATGAACCGCCGCTGATGCGGATTGTCCTGTTCCAAATGGGTGCTGAGGACTATCGATGTGTGTGGACATTCCACCATGCCCTTCTGGATGGGCGGTCTTTTCCGCTCGTGCTGAAAGAAGTGTTTGCCTTCTACGAAGCCTTCTCGCAGGGGCGTGAACTGACATTGGATGTTCCCCGCCCCTTTGGCGACTTCATCAACTGGTTTCAGGAAAAAGATCATTTGAAGTCGGAGCCTTTCTGGAAGGAAATGCTCAAGGGGTTTACCACCCCAACCCTCTTAAACCTTTCTCGCGAGCCCGTTCAAGAGCCGGGGGCCAAGACTCATGGAGCCCGGGAAGTTCGGCTTTCAAAGGAATTGACCGCCGCTTTGAATTCCTGCGCGCGCGAGAATGGACTCACGGTGAACACGTTTATCCAGGGGGCGTGGTCGTTGCTGCTTCACCATTACAGCGGCGAAGACGATGTCGTTTTCGGCGCCACCCGGGCCTGCCGCCGCACTGCCCTGGAGGGGGCGGAGTCGATGATGGGGATCTTTATCAACACCCTTCCGGTCAGGGTGCAGATGACCTCCGATATGTCGCTCATCCCTTTTCTCAAGGGGCTCCGCGCTCAGCAAGTTGTCTTGCGCGACTATGAACACACCCCGCTTCACCTGGTTCAAGGATGGACAGAAGTGCCCCGGGGGAAGCCATTATTTGACAGCATCGTGGTTTTTGAGAACTATCTCTTAAACGCTGCCTTGCGCGCGGGAGGCGGCCATTGGCTTCACCGTGAATTCCGCTATATCGGGCAGACGAATTTTCCTCTCACTCTGATTGGATACGCTGACGAAGAACTTCTTCTCAGAATTGAATACTATCGAAACCGCTTCGATGACTCGGCGATTGAACGGATGCTGGTCCATTTGAAAGTTCTCCTGGGCAACATGGTCGCCAATCCAAACCAGAGGTTGGCAGAAGTAAAGATTTTGGGAAACGATGAATACCGGCAATTGGTGGAGGGTTGGAATGAGACCGCAGTGGCCTATCCCGAGGGGGTGTTGCTGCATCAGCTCTTTGAGGCCCAGGTGGAGAAGACGCCCGACGCCGTGGCGGTGGTGTTCGAAGGGGAGCAGTTGAGCTACCGTCAACTCAACCAGCGGGCCAATCAACTGGCGCACTTCCTTCGTTCCCTGGGGGCCGCCCCCGACACCTTCGTCGGCGTATGCATGGAGCGCTCCCTGGAGATGGTCGTGGCCTTGTACGGGATCCTCAAGGCGGGCGCCGCTTATGTGCCCATCGACCCGGACTATCCCCGCGAGCGGGTGGCCTTCATGCTGGAGGACGCCCACACCCCGGTGCTGTTGACCCAGCAGCGGCTGGCTGCCGATCTGCCCGCGCACGGGGCACGGATGGTGTGTTTGGACACCGCCTGGCCGGAGATTTCACAGCACCGGGGTCAGAACCCGGAGGTGACCGCTACCGCCGGGAATCTCGCTTACATGATTTACACCAGCGGCTCCACCGGCAAACCCAAGGGGGCCATGAACACGCATCGCGGCATCTCGAACCGCCTCCTGTGGATGCAGGAGCGGTATCAGCTGACGGCGGCGAATGTGGTGATGCAGAAAACCCCGTTCAGTTTCGACGTCTCGGTGTGGGAGTTTTTCTGGCCGTTACTCAACGGCGCCTCGCTCGTGGTGGCGCGGCCGGGGGGACACCAGGACCCGGCCTACCTGGCGGATTTGATTGAGCACCGCCACATCACCGTGCTGCATTTCGTGCCTTCGATGCTGCGGGTGTTCCTGGAAGAGCCGGGGCTGGAGCGCTGTCGTTCACTGCGCCATGTCATCTGCAGCGGCGAAGCGCTGGGCTTTGATCTGCAGGAACGGTTCTTCGAGCGCCTCCACGCGCAGTTGCACAACCTGTATGGCCCCACCGAGGCGGCCGTGGATGTGACGCACTGGACGTGCCAGCCCAACAGTCCCCTGCACTTTGTCCCGATCGGACGGCCGGTGGCCAACACCCAAACCTATATCCTGGACGGACGCCTGCAGCCGGTGCCGATCGGGGTGGCGGGCGAGTTGCATCTGGGCGGGGTGCAGATCGGACGGGGCTACCACAACCGGCCCGAACTGACGGCCGAGAAATTCATCCCCGATCCGTTCCGACAGGAGCCCGGGGCTCGGCTGTATAAAACGGGCGATCTGGCGCGCTATTTGCCGGACGGCAACATTGAGTTTCTGGGTCGCATCGACCACCAGGTCAAGATCCGCGGCTTGCGCATTGAACTCGGCGAGATTGAATTCCAGCTGGCAGCCCATCCGGCGGTGAAGGAGGTCGTTGTGGTGGCTCGCCAGGATGAGCCCGGCGACCAACGGCTGGTGGCTTATCTGGTCGCGGGCGAAGCCGCGGCGCCGGGCACCAGCGAGCTGCGGACCTTCCTGCTGCACACCCTGCCTGACTACATGGTCCCGGCTGCTTTTGTGTGGCTCAAGCAACTCCCCCTCTCCCCCAACGGCAAAGTCGACCGCCGCGCGCTGCCGGCCCCTGACAAGACCCAGCGCGATCTGGAAAAGCCTTTCGTCGCGCCGCGAACCGAATTGGAACGGGCGCTGGCCGGACTCTGGCAAAGTGCACTCAACGTGGAAAAGGTCGGTTTGGAAGACAATTTCTTCGAACTCGGCGGGCATTCCCTGCTTCTGGTTCAGGTCCATGGAAAACTGCGGGCGCATCTCCACCGCGACCTGCCCATCACCGAGCTGTTTCAATACCCCACCATCCGTGCGCTGGCCGAGCACCTGAGCGAATCCGCGCCGAAAGAGGGTTCGACCAAGAACATCCGGCGGCGCGCCGAGCGGCAAATCGCAGCCCGGTCACGGCGTGTGGAACTCGAGAAGGAACTCGACAAATGA